Proteins co-encoded in one Halorussus salinus genomic window:
- a CDS encoding NADP-dependent malic enzyme produces MGLDEDSLDYHREEPPGKIEISTTKPTNTQRDLSLAYSPGVAAPCRAIDENPDDAYKYTAKGNLVGVVSNGSAVLGLGDIGAQASKPVMEGKGVLFKRFADIDVFDIELDQDEADEIIRTTKAMEPTFGGVNLEDIKAPECFEIEETLREEMDIPVFHDDQHGTAIISGAALLNATEINGKDLEDLNIVFSGAGASAIATARFYVSLGAKKENILMCDSSGIITENRAEHGDVNEYKAEFARDVPEGDLADAMEGADVFVGLSVAGIVSQEMVRSMADDPVIFAMANPDPEIGYEEAKAARDDTVIMATGRSDYPNMVNNVLGFPFIFRGALDVRATEINEDMKIAAAEALADLAKQDVPDAVVKAYGDQPLQFGPEYIIPKPLDPRVLFEVAPAVADAAMDSGVARSELDTERYVETLEARLGKSREMMRVVLNKAKSDPKRVALAEGDDEKMIRAAYQMQEEGIANPVLVGDSDSIAATAADLGLDFDPDIADPANADHDAYAERLYQLRRRKGITESEAEDLVQKDSNYFASVMVEQGDADAMLTGLTHHYPSALRPPLQVIGTADDADYAAGVYMLTFKNRVVFCADATVNQDPDEEVLAEITEHTAELARRFNVEPRAAMLSYSNFGSVDNEGTRKPRKAAETLRADPNVDFPVDGEMQADTAVVEDILNGTYEFSELDDPANLLVFPNLEAGNIGYKLLQRLGGADAIGPMLVGMDKPVHVIQRGDEVKDIVNLAGVAVVDAQQNE; encoded by the coding sequence ATGGGACTAGACGAGGACTCACTCGATTATCACCGCGAGGAGCCGCCGGGCAAGATAGAGATTTCCACGACAAAGCCGACGAACACCCAGCGCGACCTGAGTCTGGCGTACTCGCCGGGCGTGGCCGCGCCCTGTCGGGCGATAGACGAGAATCCCGACGACGCCTACAAGTACACCGCCAAAGGGAATCTGGTCGGCGTCGTCTCGAACGGGTCTGCGGTCCTCGGACTGGGCGACATCGGCGCGCAGGCGTCCAAGCCGGTCATGGAGGGCAAGGGCGTCCTGTTCAAGCGGTTCGCCGACATCGACGTGTTCGACATCGAGTTGGACCAAGACGAGGCCGACGAGATAATCCGGACGACGAAGGCGATGGAACCGACTTTCGGCGGCGTCAATCTGGAGGACATCAAAGCGCCGGAGTGCTTCGAAATCGAGGAGACCCTGCGCGAGGAGATGGACATCCCCGTCTTCCACGACGACCAGCACGGCACCGCCATCATCTCCGGCGCGGCCCTGCTCAACGCGACCGAAATCAACGGGAAGGACCTCGAAGACTTGAACATCGTCTTCTCGGGTGCCGGGGCCTCGGCCATCGCCACCGCGCGGTTCTACGTCTCGCTCGGCGCGAAGAAAGAGAACATCTTGATGTGTGACTCCTCGGGCATCATCACCGAGAACCGGGCCGAACACGGTGATGTCAACGAGTACAAAGCCGAGTTCGCCCGCGACGTACCGGAGGGCGACCTCGCCGACGCGATGGAGGGCGCGGACGTGTTCGTCGGTCTCTCGGTCGCTGGCATCGTGAGCCAAGAGATGGTCCGGTCGATGGCCGACGACCCCGTCATCTTCGCGATGGCGAACCCCGACCCGGAAATCGGCTACGAGGAGGCCAAGGCCGCCCGCGACGACACGGTCATCATGGCGACCGGCCGGTCGGACTATCCGAACATGGTCAACAACGTCCTCGGGTTCCCGTTCATCTTCCGGGGTGCGCTGGACGTTCGCGCGACCGAAATCAACGAAGACATGAAGATAGCCGCCGCGGAGGCGCTCGCGGACCTCGCCAAGCAGGACGTGCCCGACGCGGTGGTCAAGGCCTACGGCGACCAGCCGCTCCAGTTCGGTCCCGAGTACATCATTCCGAAGCCGCTGGACCCCCGCGTCCTCTTCGAGGTCGCGCCCGCGGTCGCCGACGCCGCGATGGACTCGGGCGTCGCCCGGAGCGAGTTGGACACCGAGCGGTACGTCGAGACGCTGGAAGCGCGTCTCGGCAAGTCCCGCGAGATGATGCGAGTCGTCCTGAACAAGGCCAAGTCCGACCCCAAGCGCGTCGCGCTGGCGGAGGGCGACGACGAGAAGATGATTCGCGCCGCCTACCAGATGCAGGAGGAGGGCATCGCCAACCCGGTCCTCGTCGGCGACAGCGACTCCATCGCGGCGACTGCCGCGGACCTCGGTCTCGACTTCGACCCCGACATCGCCGACCCCGCGAACGCCGACCACGACGCGTACGCCGAACGCCTCTACCAACTCCGCCGCCGGAAGGGCATCACCGAGAGCGAGGCCGAGGACCTCGTACAGAAGGACAGCAACTACTTCGCCAGCGTGATGGTCGAACAGGGCGACGCCGACGCGATGCTCACGGGGCTGACCCACCACTACCCCTCGGCGCTCCGTCCGCCCCTACAAGTCATCGGGACGGCCGACGACGCCGACTACGCCGCTGGCGTCTACATGCTCACGTTCAAGAACCGCGTCGTCTTCTGCGCCGACGCGACGGTCAATCAGGACCCCGACGAGGAGGTCCTCGCCGAGATCACCGAACACACCGCTGAACTCGCGCGTCGGTTCAACGTCGAACCGCGCGCCGCGATGCTGTCGTACTCGAACTTCGGGAGCGTGGACAACGAGGGCACGCGAAAGCCCCGAAAAGCCGCCGAAACGTTGCGAGCGGACCCGAACGTCGATTTCCCGGTTGACGGCGAGATGCAGGCCGACACCGCGGTCGTCGAGGACATCCTCAACGGGACCTACGAGTTCTCGGAGTTGGACGACCCCGCGAACCTGCTGGTCTTCCCGAACCTCGAAGCGGGCAACATCGGCTACAAACTCCTCCAGCGGTTGGGCGGCGCGGACGCCATCGGCCCGATGCTGGTCGGCATGGACAAGCCGGTCCACGTCATCCAGCGCGGCGACGAGGTGAAGGATATCGTGAATCTGGCGGGCGTGGCGGTCGTAGACGCCCAGCAGAACGAGTAA
- a CDS encoding M24 family metallopeptidase translates to MTKQERLDTYLAENDLEAVWFARPNSFAWLTGASNVVDREGDIGVAAVGYDGDGLEVVTSNIETNRFREEGPTDVPVTEFQWYESSLAEAVADHSAAPAAADFDVPGMETVDASPLRQPLTDEDVENYRQLGQETAQAVESVCRELRPGDVESEVASALRVALSARDIEVPVALVGGSERARKYRHYTPTNAQLGEYALVSVTTQRDGLHASATRCVAFESEMDDADLNELGEKHHAARIVEVTALGATRAIAGLSGDPTSVFQAIQAAYEHLGYDDEWQKHHQGGAAGFAGREWFAAPEVGDDAEITTPMAYAYNPTIQGAKSEDTVLVTDDGFEVLTDTGDWPTTPVDAYDYDGVIARPDVLVQEDDES, encoded by the coding sequence ATGACCAAACAGGAGCGTCTCGACACCTACCTCGCCGAGAACGACCTCGAAGCGGTCTGGTTCGCGCGACCGAACTCCTTCGCGTGGCTGACCGGCGCGAGCAACGTCGTGGACCGCGAGGGCGACATCGGCGTGGCCGCGGTGGGGTACGACGGCGACGGACTCGAAGTCGTGACGAGCAACATCGAGACCAACCGCTTCCGCGAGGAGGGACCGACCGACGTGCCCGTCACCGAGTTCCAGTGGTACGAGTCGTCGCTCGCCGAGGCCGTCGCCGACCACAGCGCCGCGCCCGCCGCGGCCGACTTCGACGTACCGGGGATGGAAACGGTAGACGCGTCGCCCCTCCGCCAGCCGCTCACCGACGAGGACGTAGAAAACTACCGGCAACTCGGGCAGGAGACCGCCCAAGCCGTCGAGTCGGTCTGTCGGGAACTCCGACCCGGCGACGTGGAGTCGGAGGTCGCTTCGGCGCTCCGCGTGGCGCTCTCGGCGCGGGACATCGAGGTCCCCGTCGCGCTGGTCGGCGGAAGCGAGCGCGCCCGTAAGTACCGCCACTACACGCCGACGAACGCCCAGTTGGGCGAGTACGCGCTGGTCTCGGTCACGACCCAGCGCGACGGTCTCCACGCTAGCGCGACTCGGTGCGTCGCCTTCGAGTCGGAGATGGACGACGCCGACCTGAACGAACTCGGCGAGAAGCACCACGCCGCGCGCATCGTGGAAGTGACTGCACTCGGCGCGACCCGAGCCATCGCCGGTCTCTCGGGCGACCCAACGAGCGTCTTTCAGGCGATACAGGCCGCTTACGAGCATCTGGGCTACGACGACGAGTGGCAAAAGCACCATCAGGGCGGCGCGGCCGGGTTCGCGGGCCGCGAGTGGTTCGCCGCGCCCGAGGTCGGCGACGACGCCGAGATTACCACCCCGATGGCCTACGCCTACAACCCGACGATTCAGGGGGCCAAGAGCGAGGACACCGTGCTAGTGACCGACGACGGCTTCGAGGTCCTGACCGACACCGGCGACTGGCCGACGACGCCCGTGGACGCCTACGACTACGACGGCGTGATAGCACGCCCCGACGTGTTGGTGCAGGAAGACGACGAGAGCTGA
- a CDS encoding COX15/CtaA family protein, protein MVRFRHLAGVTTGLTFALILLGVYTAAMGAGLSCSAQWPFCDGGLIPQTWPSFIEWFHRLVAMITGFFILGTAAGSWKYTSQKRIRGAATLALAVTPIQVVLGGATVFVYTPLVQVAHHTAALIIFGALLATTLWSYEESGAPDSRTADAAAGYPSDD, encoded by the coding sequence ATGGTCCGGTTCCGCCACCTCGCGGGCGTCACGACCGGTCTCACGTTCGCGCTCATCCTCCTCGGCGTCTACACCGCCGCGATGGGCGCGGGCCTGTCGTGTTCGGCCCAGTGGCCGTTCTGTGACGGCGGTCTGATTCCGCAGACGTGGCCGAGCTTCATCGAGTGGTTCCACCGCCTCGTCGCCATGATCACCGGGTTCTTCATCCTCGGGACCGCCGCCGGGTCGTGGAAGTATACCAGCCAGAAGCGCATCCGAGGAGCCGCCACCCTCGCGCTCGCCGTCACGCCGATTCAGGTCGTCCTCGGCGGCGCGACGGTGTTCGTCTACACGCCGCTCGTGCAGGTGGCCCACCACACCGCCGCGCTGATAATCTTCGGCGCGCTGTTGGCGACGACGCTGTGGTCCTACGAGGAGTCGGGCGCGCCCGACTCCCGGACCGCCGACGCCGCGGCCGGGTATCCGAGCGACGACTGA
- a CDS encoding transporter substrate-binding domain-containing protein, whose amino-acid sequence MDRRSFVKGSAGIVGGLALGGVSGAQDQGVIRIGSDIPYKPFEYRTQDGTLVGFDVDIAEAIFGELDREYEFVQTGFDTIIPSLNNGNFRIIMSAMTINDQRAEQVDFSEPYFIAFQTVAILESGNIQSLEDLEGKTVAVQKGTTGEAAAQELQQQFGGNLNIDSYDQITGAFNALLNNQAVAVINDNAVNLQYTEDQEAVTLLQGEGQAAEEFESAPPYLTLTVERYGIAFRQDDDEFRQQVNEALNAVIASGRYEEIYSEYFTGAPPQSILDRARPSPGTTAANGTENGTAGNATDTTTNGG is encoded by the coding sequence ATCGACAGGCGGTCGTTTGTCAAGGGGAGTGCAGGAATCGTCGGCGGACTCGCGTTGGGCGGAGTCTCCGGAGCGCAGGACCAAGGCGTGATTCGAATCGGGTCGGACATCCCGTACAAGCCGTTCGAGTACAGAACGCAGGACGGGACGCTGGTCGGGTTCGACGTGGACATCGCGGAGGCCATCTTCGGCGAGTTAGACCGGGAGTACGAGTTCGTCCAGACCGGGTTCGACACCATCATTCCGAGTCTGAACAACGGGAACTTCCGCATCATCATGTCGGCGATGACCATCAACGACCAGCGGGCCGAGCAGGTGGACTTCTCGGAACCGTACTTCATCGCGTTCCAGACGGTCGCGATTCTGGAGAGCGGCAACATCCAAAGTCTGGAGGACCTCGAAGGGAAGACCGTCGCGGTCCAGAAGGGGACCACGGGCGAGGCCGCCGCTCAAGAACTGCAACAGCAGTTCGGCGGCAACCTCAACATCGACAGCTACGACCAGATTACGGGCGCGTTCAACGCCTTACTGAACAATCAGGCGGTCGCGGTCATCAACGACAACGCGGTCAATCTCCAGTACACCGAGGACCAAGAGGCGGTCACCCTGCTTCAGGGCGAAGGACAGGCCGCCGAGGAGTTCGAGAGCGCGCCGCCCTACCTCACGCTGACGGTCGAACGCTACGGTATCGCGTTCCGGCAGGACGACGACGAGTTCCGCCAGCAGGTCAACGAGGCGCTGAACGCCGTCATCGCGAGCGGTCGGTACGAGGAGATTTACAGCGAGTACTTCACCGGCGCGCCGCCACAGAGCATCTTGGACCGGGCGCGCCCGTCGCCGGGGACGACCGCGGCGAACGGGACCGAGAACGGCACGGCCGGGAACGCGACCGACACCACGACGAACGGCGGGTAA
- a CDS encoding amino acid ABC transporter permease encodes MGETYTDEQAVEAPGDESLLTDERVKWAGMAVALVFTALVVGFIGLVLLEYVNYELLTAVVPRFVVAFFRVVVVVVISSVLAVTAGVFVGLGRVSRTSITHAIATAYVQFFRGTPLLFQLFIIYLGVPSLWATGQFPISQGWQVYPPILVIDWTFITAVVALTLNHAAYVGEAVKGGINAVPDGQMEAARSLGMSYVDSMQEIILPQAWRNALAAIGNDQVILVKDTSLLTVIAFPEIITVFREINSNTFDAWTPIVLVAVTYLAITLPLMRTVQYLEDRAEWGTGDDEESGLLAALGLGERA; translated from the coding sequence ATGGGGGAGACGTACACCGACGAGCAGGCGGTGGAGGCACCCGGAGACGAGAGTCTGCTGACCGACGAGCGCGTCAAGTGGGCGGGGATGGCGGTGGCGCTGGTGTTCACGGCGCTCGTCGTCGGGTTCATCGGTCTCGTCCTCCTCGAGTACGTGAACTACGAACTGCTGACGGCGGTCGTGCCGCGATTCGTCGTAGCGTTCTTCCGGGTCGTGGTGGTGGTCGTCATCTCCAGCGTCCTCGCGGTCACTGCCGGGGTGTTCGTCGGGTTGGGTCGAGTCTCGCGTACCTCCATCACGCACGCCATCGCGACCGCGTACGTCCAGTTCTTCCGGGGGACGCCACTGCTGTTTCAGTTGTTCATCATCTATCTGGGCGTCCCGTCGCTGTGGGCGACGGGCCAGTTCCCGATATCGCAGGGGTGGCAGGTCTACCCGCCGATTCTGGTCATCGACTGGACGTTCATCACGGCCGTCGTCGCGCTGACGCTGAACCACGCGGCGTACGTCGGCGAGGCCGTGAAGGGCGGCATCAACGCGGTGCCCGACGGCCAGATGGAGGCCGCGCGGTCGCTCGGGATGTCGTACGTCGATTCGATGCAGGAGATAATTCTGCCCCAAGCGTGGCGCAACGCGCTGGCGGCCATCGGCAACGACCAAGTCATCTTGGTCAAGGACACGTCGCTGTTGACCGTCATCGCGTTCCCGGAGATAATCACCGTCTTCCGGGAGATAAACTCGAACACGTTCGACGCGTGGACGCCCATCGTCCTCGTGGCGGTGACGTATCTCGCCATCACGCTCCCGCTGATGCGGACCGTCCAGTATCTCGAAGACCGCGCCGAGTGGGGCACCGGCGACGACGAGGAGTCCGGACTGTTGGCGGCGCTCGGGTTGGGTGAGCGCGCGTGA
- a CDS encoding amino acid ABC transporter ATP-binding protein has translation MVEFEGVDKFFGSAHVLKDIDLAVEEQEVVVVVGPSGSGKSTLLRCVNRLEEIQDGEVRIGGESITAPGVDVNRLRQKVGMVFQHFNLFPHKTALENVTLAPVRVRGLSNAEARQTGEDLLEEVGLGDQMDSYPAELSGGQQQRVAIARALAMDPDVMLFDEVTSALDPELVGEVLGVMRGLAEEGMTMLVVTHEMGFAREVGDRVVLMSEGRIVESGAPAAFFDSPETDRAKQFLQRVL, from the coding sequence ATGGTCGAGTTCGAGGGCGTGGACAAGTTCTTCGGGAGCGCCCACGTCCTGAAGGACATCGACCTCGCGGTCGAGGAGCAGGAAGTCGTCGTCGTCGTCGGCCCGAGCGGGAGCGGGAAGTCCACGCTCCTGCGCTGTGTCAACCGACTCGAAGAGATTCAGGACGGCGAGGTTCGCATCGGCGGGGAGTCCATCACCGCGCCGGGCGTGGACGTGAACCGACTCCGCCAGAAGGTCGGGATGGTGTTCCAGCACTTCAACCTCTTTCCGCACAAGACGGCCTTGGAGAACGTCACGCTCGCGCCCGTGCGAGTCCGCGGCCTCTCGAACGCCGAGGCCCGACAGACCGGCGAGGACCTGCTGGAGGAGGTCGGTCTGGGCGACCAGATGGACTCCTATCCCGCGGAACTCTCGGGCGGCCAGCAACAGCGGGTCGCCATCGCTCGCGCGCTGGCGATGGACCCCGACGTGATGCTGTTCGACGAGGTGACCTCGGCGCTCGACCCGGAACTGGTCGGCGAGGTGCTGGGCGTCATGCGCGGCCTCGCCGAGGAGGGCATGACGATGCTCGTCGTGACTCACGAGATGGGGTTCGCCCGCGAGGTGGGCGACCGCGTGGTGCTGATGTCGGAGGGACGCATCGTGGAGTCCGGCGCGCCAGCGGCGTTCTTCGACAGTCCGGAGACCGACCGAGCGAAGCAGTTCCTCCAGCGCGTACTGTGA
- a CDS encoding transporter substrate-binding domain-containing protein yields MEHRTSVDMDRRTYVKVVGASSVAGLTATAGCVGSLTGSGGDETPDKTLTAGTAPGFPPFEMKEGGDLVGFDIDLLEAVVAESEYTLSGWEEFEFKGLTPALGSEKIDVIAAAMTINDKRDKNIDFSNPYYSADQSILVRKGGDFSPSKLGDLSGHPIGAQKGTTGEGIVKDELVSTDQLKQSNYNSYGSYVLAVEDLVNGNIDAIVIDKPVAQTFQSERDVSIAFTYETGEQYGFGVREGDSDVQSALDTGLKAVRDSGEYAEIRNEWFSDS; encoded by the coding sequence ATGGAACACAGAACTTCCGTCGATATGGACCGGCGTACCTACGTGAAGGTCGTCGGCGCGAGCAGTGTCGCAGGGCTGACCGCGACCGCGGGTTGCGTCGGTAGTCTCACCGGAAGCGGCGGCGACGAGACCCCCGACAAGACCCTAACCGCCGGTACTGCGCCCGGCTTCCCCCCGTTCGAGATGAAGGAGGGCGGCGACCTCGTCGGCTTCGACATCGACCTGCTGGAGGCCGTCGTCGCCGAGAGCGAGTACACCCTCTCGGGGTGGGAGGAGTTCGAGTTCAAGGGCCTCACGCCCGCGCTCGGTAGCGAGAAGATAGACGTTATCGCGGCCGCGATGACGATAAACGACAAGCGCGATAAGAATATCGACTTCTCGAACCCCTACTACAGCGCCGACCAGTCGATACTCGTGCGCAAGGGCGGCGACTTCTCGCCGTCGAAACTCGGCGACCTCTCGGGCCACCCCATCGGCGCGCAGAAGGGAACCACGGGCGAGGGCATCGTCAAGGACGAACTCGTCTCGACGGACCAACTGAAGCAGTCGAACTACAACTCGTACGGAAGCTACGTGCTGGCGGTCGAGGACCTCGTGAACGGCAACATCGACGCCATCGTCATCGACAAGCCGGTCGCCCAGACCTTCCAGAGCGAGCGCGACGTTTCCATCGCGTTCACCTACGAGACCGGCGAGCAGTACGGGTTCGGCGTGCGAGAGGGCGACAGCGACGTGCAGTCGGCGCTCGACACCGGCCTGAAAGCCGTTCGCGACAGCGGCGAGTACGCCGAGATTCGCAACGAGTGGTTCAGCGACTCGTAG
- a CDS encoding amino acid ABC transporter permease — protein MLTPLLSSDWAFVADNVPYLFGGIVLTVALTAASILLGFLAGFPAGTVEVYGGRYASGAVETVGVVLRGTPIVVILLFAYFGTPIESAFVAAVLGLGLRSGAYQSQIFRGAIQSVDEGQMEAARAVGLSRLQAIRRVVVPQALRRSIPGFQNEFTIVLKDTSVAFAIGLSELLTRSNDLFVQNTNAVLEVILFASAVYFVLTFVTNRTLDYVGNVFAIPTGDST, from the coding sequence GTGCTGACTCCGCTGCTGTCGAGCGACTGGGCGTTCGTCGCCGACAACGTGCCGTATCTGTTCGGTGGCATCGTGCTGACCGTCGCGCTGACGGCCGCCAGCATCCTGCTCGGCTTCCTCGCCGGATTCCCGGCGGGAACCGTCGAGGTGTACGGCGGCCGCTACGCGAGCGGCGCGGTCGAGACCGTCGGCGTCGTCCTCCGAGGGACGCCCATCGTCGTCATCCTGCTGTTCGCGTATTTCGGGACGCCCATCGAGAGCGCGTTCGTCGCGGCCGTCCTCGGACTCGGACTCCGGAGCGGAGCCTACCAGTCCCAGATATTCCGCGGTGCGATACAGAGCGTCGACGAGGGCCAGATGGAGGCGGCCCGCGCCGTCGGACTGTCCCGACTGCAAGCGATTCGTCGCGTCGTCGTCCCGCAGGCGCTCCGCCGGTCGATTCCGGGGTTCCAGAACGAGTTTACCATCGTCCTCAAGGACACGAGCGTCGCGTTCGCTATCGGTCTCTCGGAACTGCTGACCCGAAGCAACGACCTGTTCGTCCAGAACACCAACGCCGTGCTGGAGGTCATCCTGTTCGCCAGCGCGGTGTACTTCGTGCTGACGTTCGTCACGAATCGGACGCTGGACTACGTCGGCAACGTCTTCGCGATTCCTACGGGTGATTCAACATGA
- a CDS encoding amino acid ABC transporter ATP-binding protein, with protein MSLLRVENLSKSYGDERVLRDVSFEMDRGDVEVLVGPSGSGKSTLLRCINRLTETDSGEVYLDGDLTTAPDANVNELRRNVGMVFQDFNLFAHLTARKNITLGLRRVKGLSEEEARSVADEHLDMVGLAAQADSYPAELSGGQKQRVGIARALAMEPKLMLFDEPTSALDPELVGEVVGVMQKLVERGMTMLVVTHEMGFARSAASTVTFLEDGQIVERGPPEQLFERPEKARTEEFLGRLDSVHADHE; from the coding sequence ATGAGTCTGCTACGCGTCGAGAACCTCTCGAAGAGCTACGGTGACGAACGCGTCCTCCGGGACGTGAGTTTCGAGATGGACCGAGGAGACGTGGAAGTCCTCGTCGGCCCGAGCGGGAGCGGGAAGTCCACGCTCCTGCGGTGTATCAACCGCCTCACGGAGACTGATTCGGGCGAGGTCTACCTCGACGGCGACCTCACGACCGCTCCCGACGCGAACGTGAACGAACTCCGGCGAAACGTCGGGATGGTGTTTCAGGACTTCAACCTGTTCGCGCACCTGACCGCTCGCAAGAACATCACGCTCGGTCTCCGACGAGTCAAGGGACTCTCGGAGGAGGAGGCCCGGAGCGTGGCCGACGAACACCTCGATATGGTCGGACTCGCGGCGCAGGCCGACTCCTACCCCGCGGAACTGTCGGGCGGCCAGAAACAGCGCGTCGGCATCGCCCGCGCGCTGGCGATGGAGCCGAAACTGATGCTGTTCGACGAACCGACCAGCGCGCTCGACCCCGAACTCGTCGGCGAGGTGGTCGGCGTGATGCAGAAACTGGTCGAGCGCGGGATGACGATGCTCGTGGTGACCCACGAGATGGGGTTCGCTCGGTCGGCCGCCAGCACGGTCACGTTCCTCGAAGACGGCCAAATCGTCGAGCGCGGCCCGCCGGAACAGTTGTTCGAGAGGCCCGAGAAGGCGCGAACCGAGGAGTTCCTCGGTCGCCTCGACAGCGTCCACGCCGACCATGAGTGA
- a CDS encoding amino acid ABC transporter permease: MSDVTRRATAVPRWRSYGLRQWLAVAVGALFWGWLVFRWVNDLLLGGAVVSPGQPLVPAATFAGVAESLSATADALGLLGWPLSQVAGLFSFLATGASALPGLAQGAWLTVVLTVTSIALGFLLAVPLAVARVYGDRTAWLSLGYTELIRGTPLLAQLFVLYYGTGLSAWVRELPLVGVGFVPGQAVWVAIVGFTINGSAYQSEYIRAAIESVDSGQLTAARAVGLSKLAGIRHVVLPQGLRYAIPGWSNELVYLIKYSSLAAFITVPELFERADAIASESFEFTTMYAFAALVYLGLVLSASKLMSAVERRSAIPGIGNVEGRDR; the protein is encoded by the coding sequence ATGAGTGACGTTACTCGCCGGGCGACGGCGGTCCCGCGCTGGCGGTCGTACGGACTCCGGCAGTGGCTCGCCGTCGCAGTCGGGGCGCTGTTCTGGGGGTGGCTCGTCTTCCGGTGGGTCAACGATTTGCTCCTCGGCGGGGCCGTCGTGTCGCCCGGCCAGCCGCTCGTTCCGGCCGCGACGTTCGCCGGAGTCGCCGAGTCGCTGTCGGCGACGGCCGACGCGCTCGGTCTCCTCGGCTGGCCCCTTTCGCAGGTCGCGGGACTGTTCTCGTTTCTCGCGACCGGCGCGTCGGCGCTCCCCGGACTGGCACAGGGCGCGTGGTTGACCGTCGTGCTGACGGTCACCAGCATCGCGCTGGGGTTCCTCCTCGCCGTTCCGCTCGCGGTCGCGCGGGTGTACGGCGACCGGACGGCGTGGCTCTCGCTCGGATACACCGAACTCATCCGCGGGACGCCGCTGCTCGCCCAACTGTTCGTGCTGTACTACGGGACCGGGCTGTCGGCGTGGGTACGCGAACTGCCGCTCGTCGGCGTCGGCTTCGTCCCCGGTCAGGCCGTCTGGGTCGCCATCGTCGGCTTCACCATCAACGGTTCGGCCTACCAGTCGGAGTACATCCGGGCGGCCATCGAGAGCGTCGATTCGGGACAACTGACCGCGGCCCGCGCCGTCGGACTGTCGAAGCTCGCGGGGATTCGCCACGTCGTCCTCCCGCAGGGGCTTCGCTACGCGATACCCGGCTGGTCGAACGAACTCGTCTACCTCATCAAGTACTCGTCGCTGGCGGCGTTCATCACGGTTCCCGAACTGTTCGAGCGCGCCGACGCCATCGCCTCGGAGTCGTTCGAGTTCACCACGATGTACGCGTTCGCCGCGCTCGTCTACCTCGGACTCGTCCTCTCGGCTTCGAAGCTAATGTCGGCCGTGGAACGACGGTCCGCAATCCCCGGCATCGGCAACGTCGAGGGCCGGGACCGGTAG